In Gemmatimonadota bacterium, one DNA window encodes the following:
- a CDS encoding SPOR domain-containing protein has translation MRATRLLLLLLAVAACGEKRLTTTSVPTGVGPDAILLRVPRDGGPMRAYRAGRDSVLWTSNGRATSVGALVGFDDFQSVVVGRDTLGIAFSVDLRLGAIEKLGGPALGALRGPVRSEGGALFGVDDRGQIVRVNAVTTWSWKPGLAAEDLVPTPDGALIIAGSVGGRTVVQRLIPPESRLTDSTTLPATDAILRTPIGDRIWFVTDSGLIALRSRDLTRALQVKVTDVTALESTPSGDRLFVASSRAALRVIDRFAERETDRIPLPAPALAMRMDPDGHYLLVRTAQSDSIHVVSIGTSRVITSIAGSWRDDLPLVTPDGRVLIAQGADVVHVDAETGRERLRYRGGAADLWLQVRWNGFRPRAAGLDRPVEFEEFAADSAAADSALAAMMAARYGAMTSMPAEPPPVEQKTQEPSAPTSGKSGGREIWTVSFATLLAEDRAREMADRIRVDGRSARVIAGNRDGIPIWRVVMGPYDTRDAAERAGMGSRLPYWVFEGAP, from the coding sequence GTGCGCGCCACCCGACTCCTGCTGCTCCTTCTCGCCGTCGCGGCCTGCGGCGAGAAGCGCCTGACGACGACGTCGGTCCCCACCGGCGTCGGCCCGGACGCGATCCTGCTGCGCGTGCCCCGCGACGGCGGTCCCATGCGGGCCTATCGCGCCGGCCGCGACAGTGTGCTCTGGACCTCGAACGGCCGCGCCACCTCGGTGGGCGCGCTCGTCGGGTTCGACGACTTCCAGAGCGTGGTCGTCGGGCGCGACACGCTGGGGATCGCCTTCAGCGTGGACCTAAGGCTCGGAGCGATCGAGAAGCTCGGTGGCCCCGCCCTCGGCGCGCTCCGCGGACCGGTCCGCTCCGAGGGCGGAGCCCTCTTCGGCGTAGACGACCGCGGTCAGATCGTGCGCGTCAACGCCGTCACCACCTGGAGCTGGAAGCCGGGGCTCGCGGCGGAGGACCTGGTCCCCACGCCGGACGGCGCGCTCATCATCGCCGGGAGCGTGGGCGGGCGCACGGTGGTCCAGCGCCTCATCCCGCCGGAGTCGCGCCTCACCGATTCGACGACCCTTCCCGCGACCGACGCGATCCTCCGCACGCCGATCGGTGACCGGATCTGGTTCGTCACCGACAGCGGGCTCATCGCGCTCCGCAGCCGCGACCTCACCCGCGCCCTGCAGGTGAAGGTGACCGACGTGACGGCGCTCGAGTCGACGCCGAGCGGCGACCGGCTCTTCGTCGCCTCCTCGCGCGCGGCGCTCCGCGTGATCGACCGGTTCGCCGAACGCGAGACCGACCGGATCCCGTTGCCGGCGCCGGCGCTCGCGATGCGCATGGACCCCGACGGGCACTACCTGCTCGTCCGGACCGCACAGTCGGACTCCATCCACGTGGTGTCGATCGGCACGTCGCGGGTGATCACGAGCATCGCCGGGAGCTGGCGCGATGACCTCCCCCTCGTGACGCCCGATGGCCGCGTGCTGATCGCGCAGGGCGCCGACGTGGTCCACGTCGATGCCGAGACGGGACGCGAACGGCTGCGCTATCGCGGCGGCGCGGCGGACCTCTGGCTGCAGGTGCGCTGGAACGGATTCCGCCCGCGCGCGGCGGGGCTCGACCGGCCGGTGGAGTTCGAGGAGTTCGCCGCGGATTCCGCGGCCGCCGACAGTGCCCTCGCCGCGATGATGGCCGCGCGCTATGGCGCGATGACGAGCATGCCGGCCGAACCGCCGCCGGTGGAGCAGAAGACGCAGGAGCCGAGCGCGCCGACGAGCGGGAAGTCCGGCGGACGGGAGATCTGGACCGTGTCGTTCGCCACGCTCCTCGCCGAGGATCGAGCCCGCGAGATGGCGGACCGGATACGCGTCGACGGGCGCAGCGCCCGGGTCATCGCCGGCAACCGCGACGGCATCCCCATCTGGCGCGTCGTGATGGGGCCGTACGACACGCGTGACGCGGCCGAGCGAGCCGGGATGGGCTCGCGTCTCCCCTACTGGGTGTTCGAGGGCGCGCCATGA
- the rsfS gene encoding ribosome silencing factor — protein MLTAAPDVLRSARQAAQVLLDSKANDVVLLDLREVTDMADYFLVASGTSDTHVRSTAHHVMDALKREGATVHSVEGLEQGRWVLLDYVDFVVHVFHPALRSFYQLERLWGDAPAVPVTA, from the coding sequence ATGCTCACCGCTGCTCCCGACGTGTTGCGCTCCGCCCGCCAGGCCGCCCAGGTCCTGCTCGACAGCAAGGCCAACGATGTCGTCCTGCTCGATCTCCGCGAGGTGACCGACATGGCCGATTATTTCCTCGTGGCGAGCGGCACCTCCGACACGCACGTGCGCTCGACCGCGCACCACGTGATGGACGCGCTCAAGCGGGAGGGGGCGACGGTCCATTCCGTGGAAGGGCTCGAACAGGGGCGCTGGGTGCTCCTCGATTACGTCGACTTCGTCGTGCACGTGTTCCATCCCGCGCTGCGCTCGTTCTACCAGCTGGAACGGCTCTGGGGCGACGCCCCGGCCGTGCCGGTCACCGCCTAG
- a CDS encoding 50S ribosomal protein L9, translating to MEVILRQAVDNLGHPGDIVDVSSGYARNFLLPRGIAYEATAGNKKRIAQEKERLEAAENARRDAAASIAKRLEEVSLTFSAKVGEEGKLFGSVTAADIAHQLEAQGFTEVEKRMIDLHEPIKALGVYKVPIRLHADVKPEIKVWVIKG from the coding sequence ATGGAAGTGATCCTTCGGCAGGCCGTGGACAACCTCGGGCATCCCGGCGACATCGTGGACGTCTCGTCAGGCTACGCCCGCAACTTCCTGCTCCCGCGCGGCATCGCTTATGAGGCGACCGCGGGGAACAAGAAGCGCATCGCGCAGGAGAAGGAGCGTCTCGAGGCCGCGGAGAACGCGCGCCGTGACGCGGCCGCCTCGATCGCCAAGCGCCTCGAGGAGGTCTCGCTGACCTTCTCGGCCAAGGTCGGCGAGGAAGGCAAGCTGTTCGGCTCGGTGACGGCGGCGGACATCGCCCACCAGCTCGAGGCCCAGGGCTTCACCGAGGTCGAGAAGCGCATGATCGACCTCCACGAGCCGATCAAGGCGCTCGGCGTCTACAAGGTCCCGATCCGCCTGCACGCGGACGTGAAGCCCGAGATCAAGGTGTGGGTCATCAAGGGCTGA
- the rpsF gene encoding 30S ribosomal protein S6 — protein MSREYEAVYIFDSALEDTAIAEKLEKHHALLGAKDPITLDHWGRRQLAYKIGSKETGYYVVARFTAEGKVLPEFERALKLDDTVIRYLISVHEHELGAPPMTEEQLAARRARDGDDDDDEE, from the coding sequence TTGTCTCGTGAATACGAGGCGGTGTACATCTTCGACTCTGCGCTCGAAGACACCGCCATCGCCGAGAAGCTTGAGAAGCATCATGCTCTCCTCGGCGCCAAGGACCCCATCACGCTGGACCATTGGGGCCGCCGCCAGCTCGCGTACAAGATCGGCTCGAAGGAGACCGGCTACTACGTCGTGGCCCGTTTCACCGCCGAGGGCAAGGTGCTGCCCGAGTTCGAGCGCGCGCTCAAGCTCGACGACACCGTGATCCGCTATCTCATCTCGGTGCACGAGCATGAGCTCGGCGCGCCGCCGATGACCGAAGAACAGCTCGCCGCCCGCCGCGCGCGTGACGGTGACGACGACGACGACGAGGAGTAG
- a CDS encoding PqqD family protein has translation MTATPLTRDTRIRATDEQVSAALEGETVILSMRDGLYFGLDRVGSRIWTAIQAPTTLGSVSRAITEEFEVDEPTAFADLVRLVTDLTHHGLVVIDP, from the coding sequence GTGACCGCTACGCCGCTCACGCGCGACACCCGCATCCGCGCCACCGACGAACAGGTGTCCGCGGCGCTCGAGGGAGAGACGGTCATCCTCTCCATGCGCGATGGCCTCTACTTCGGACTCGATCGCGTCGGGTCGCGCATCTGGACCGCGATCCAGGCGCCCACCACGCTCGGGAGCGTCTCCCGCGCGATCACCGAGGAGTTCGAGGTCGACGAGCCGACCGCCTTCGCCGACCTGGTGCGCCTGGTGACCGACCTCACACATCACGGGCTCGTCGTCATCGACCCCTGA
- a CDS encoding PD40 domain-containing protein, translating to MLRSGRLLVLLALATVPATVAAQSSSYFGQNHVQFREFDWQILKTEHFDVHYYPELEEVAKYTGQMAERTYARLRRVLGHEFKERKPILIYGSRTEFAQNNVTGDLGEGTGGVTDALRQRNMFFFAGDLGEAEHVLAHEMVHVFQYDVFARGRAGGGMQQFAAAAPPLWFMEGMAEYLSVGPEHRYTDAIMRDAALNGDIPTIEQMTDRPDLFFPYRFGESVWQYVGRRWGDEIIGEVMQATPSLGVERAFRRYTGLDLEDLSEEWKEDVQTRFLPQVATLERPRRVASPMLNSRRTGGVIPLYIAPAISPDGKQIAYISTGSLFRAEVFPDLYLADATTGKRLARLTKSTLDADFEELRYAYSQSAFSPDGRYLAFTAQRRGKDVLYIYDLRRKRVTRRLDTPLQAMIGPSWSPDGRKIVFSGAQGGISDLYIIDADGRNLTKLTNDSYSDLMPQWSPDGRQIAFVSDRGPQTDLATLRIGPWRINVYDLEKGEATTIPGQEGKNLNPMWSPDGQSVAFISDRTGISQVFLYDFAAQDHFQLTKFVGGVLSVTEDSPAMSWAREADKLAFTYHDDGNFTIWSVVNPRQLKKEPFRAAQTPVVAAADVAAPADQAARAGQAIGALARQMSDSIAAAKALASAAANPRRRSVYRAGDGLRYTAVLPSGEAQGVSMGALLDSATLALPDPASFRRDKYKGALRPEYVMRPSVGYAQDNFGRGVYGGTAIVLADMVGNERLALMGGINGRISEAQVYAEYTNLGGRFQYQAGLAQQPYFFYAGGFETGGGSQVLQTQILARYIARSGFVNGIYPLNRFARFEYGASFNNIDRALMYISQGVDYAQGFATGFYLDSIVGIGSLNYTAPFVAYVKDNALFGATGGIYGQRYRFGIERNMGGVAWTTYSMDYRRYDAILFNFLTLASRLTANVSAGPDELEFPKYIGRPDFIRGYDREYYAGDCQTASTDPSACGASQLLGSRVAFANVELRFPLVRRFDLGLLPVSLPPVDGLVFYDWGMAWSKEQTVYGSRPANYDLAVQRYPLRSYGFGIRLNLFNIALIRWDYAVPLDGSLKRGYWFWTLGQSF from the coding sequence ATGCTCCGTTCCGGCCGCCTGCTGGTCCTCCTCGCGCTCGCCACGGTGCCGGCGACCGTCGCCGCCCAGAGCTCGTCGTACTTCGGACAGAACCATGTCCAGTTCCGCGAGTTCGACTGGCAGATCCTCAAGACCGAGCACTTCGACGTCCATTACTACCCGGAGCTCGAGGAGGTCGCGAAGTACACCGGGCAGATGGCCGAGCGCACCTACGCGCGGCTCCGCCGCGTGCTCGGGCACGAGTTCAAGGAGCGCAAGCCGATCCTCATCTACGGGTCGCGCACCGAGTTCGCGCAGAACAACGTCACCGGTGACCTCGGCGAGGGGACCGGCGGCGTCACCGACGCGCTCCGGCAGCGCAACATGTTCTTCTTCGCCGGCGACCTGGGCGAGGCGGAGCACGTGCTCGCGCACGAGATGGTGCACGTCTTCCAGTACGACGTGTTCGCGCGCGGCCGGGCGGGCGGAGGGATGCAGCAGTTCGCCGCCGCCGCGCCGCCGCTCTGGTTCATGGAAGGCATGGCCGAGTACCTCTCGGTCGGCCCCGAGCACCGCTACACCGACGCGATCATGCGCGATGCCGCCCTCAACGGCGACATCCCGACGATCGAGCAGATGACCGACCGCCCCGACCTCTTCTTCCCGTACCGGTTCGGCGAATCGGTGTGGCAGTACGTCGGCCGGCGCTGGGGGGACGAGATCATCGGTGAGGTGATGCAGGCGACCCCGAGCCTCGGCGTGGAGCGCGCCTTCCGCCGCTACACCGGGCTCGACCTCGAGGACCTGAGCGAGGAGTGGAAGGAGGACGTGCAGACGCGCTTCCTCCCGCAGGTGGCGACGCTCGAGCGTCCGCGCCGCGTCGCGAGCCCGATGCTCAACTCGCGCCGCACCGGCGGCGTGATCCCGCTCTACATCGCGCCGGCGATCTCGCCGGACGGCAAGCAGATCGCGTACATCTCCACCGGCTCGCTCTTCCGCGCCGAGGTGTTCCCCGACCTGTACCTGGCCGACGCGACGACCGGCAAGCGGCTCGCGCGCCTCACGAAGAGCACGCTCGACGCCGACTTCGAGGAGCTGCGCTACGCGTATTCGCAGAGCGCCTTCTCGCCCGACGGCCGCTATCTCGCCTTCACCGCGCAGCGGCGCGGGAAGGATGTGCTCTACATCTACGACCTCCGTCGCAAGCGCGTGACGCGGCGCCTCGACACGCCGCTCCAGGCGATGATCGGACCGAGCTGGTCGCCGGACGGCCGCAAGATCGTGTTCAGCGGTGCGCAGGGCGGCATCTCCGACCTCTACATCATCGACGCGGACGGACGGAACCTCACGAAGCTGACGAACGACTCGTACAGCGACCTCATGCCGCAGTGGTCGCCGGACGGACGGCAGATCGCGTTCGTGAGCGACCGCGGGCCGCAGACCGACCTGGCGACGCTCCGCATCGGGCCGTGGCGGATCAACGTCTACGACCTCGAGAAGGGCGAGGCGACGACCATCCCGGGACAGGAGGGGAAGAACCTCAACCCGATGTGGTCGCCCGACGGGCAGTCGGTGGCGTTCATCTCGGATCGCACCGGGATCTCGCAGGTCTTCCTCTACGACTTCGCCGCCCAGGACCACTTCCAGCTCACGAAGTTCGTCGGCGGCGTGCTCTCGGTGACCGAGGACAGCCCGGCGATGAGCTGGGCACGCGAGGCGGACAAGCTCGCCTTCACCTACCATGACGACGGCAACTTCACCATCTGGAGCGTGGTGAATCCGCGCCAGTTGAAGAAGGAACCGTTCCGCGCCGCGCAGACCCCCGTGGTCGCCGCGGCCGACGTTGCCGCGCCGGCGGACCAGGCCGCGCGCGCCGGGCAGGCCATCGGCGCGCTCGCCCGGCAGATGTCGGACAGCATCGCGGCCGCGAAGGCGCTCGCCTCCGCGGCCGCCAACCCGCGCCGGCGATCCGTCTATCGGGCGGGCGACGGGCTCCGCTACACCGCGGTGCTCCCGTCGGGTGAAGCGCAGGGCGTGTCGATGGGCGCGCTGCTCGACAGCGCGACCCTCGCGCTCCCCGACCCCGCGTCGTTCCGCCGCGACAAGTACAAGGGCGCGCTCCGCCCCGAGTACGTGATGCGGCCGTCGGTGGGCTACGCGCAGGACAACTTCGGCCGCGGCGTCTACGGCGGCACGGCGATCGTCCTCGCCGACATGGTCGGCAACGAGCGCCTCGCGCTCATGGGCGGCATCAACGGCCGCATCTCCGAGGCGCAGGTGTACGCCGAGTACACCAACCTCGGCGGCCGCTTCCAGTACCAGGCCGGGCTCGCCCAGCAGCCGTACTTCTTCTACGCGGGCGGCTTCGAGACGGGCGGGGGCAGCCAGGTGCTGCAGACGCAGATCCTCGCCCGCTACATCGCCCGCAGCGGGTTCGTCAACGGGATCTATCCCCTCAACCGCTTCGCGCGCTTCGAGTACGGCGCCTCGTTCAACAACATCGACCGCGCCCTGATGTACATCAGCCAGGGCGTGGACTACGCGCAGGGGTTCGCGACGGGCTTCTATCTCGACTCGATCGTCGGCATCGGGTCGCTGAACTACACGGCGCCGTTCGTCGCCTACGTGAAGGACAACGCCCTCTTCGGCGCGACCGGCGGCATCTACGGCCAGCGGTACCGCTTCGGCATCGAGCGCAACATGGGAGGCGTCGCGTGGACGACCTACTCCATGGACTACCGTCGCTATGACGCGATCCTGTTCAACTTCCTCACGCTCGCGTCGCGCCTCACGGCGAACGTCTCGGCCGGACCGGACGAACTCGAGTTCCCCAAGTACATCGGCCGCCCCGACTTCATCCGCGGCTACGATCGCGAGTATTACGCCGGCGACTGCCAGACGGCGTCGACGGATCCGAGCGCGTGCGGCGCGAGCCAGCTCCTCGGGAGCCGAGTGGCGTTCGCGAACGTCGAGCTGCGCTTCCCGCTCGTGCGCCGCTTCGACCTGGGTCTCCTGCCGGTCTCGCTGCCCCCGGTCGATGGCCTCGTCTTCTACGATTGGGGCATGGCCTGGAGCAAGGAACAGACCGTGTACGGGAGCCGTCCGGCCAACTACGACCTCGCGGTGCAGCGGTATCCGCTCCGCAGCTACGGCTTCGGCATCCGGCTGAACCTCTTCAACATCGCGCTCATCCGGTGGGACTACGCGGTGCCGCTCGACGGTTCGCTCAAGCGCGGCTACTGGTTCTGGACGCTCGGGCAGTCGTTCTGA
- a CDS encoding 30S ribosomal protein S18 encodes MRRQKKTCPVTEAGIRFIDYKDERFLSRFITDTGKILPSRLSGVDARHQRQLAKAIKKARYLALLPYVRTQSAQ; translated from the coding sequence ATGCGCCGCCAGAAGAAGACCTGCCCGGTGACCGAGGCCGGCATCCGTTTCATCGATTACAAGGACGAGCGCTTCCTGAGCCGCTTCATCACGGACACGGGCAAGATCCTCCCGAGCCGTCTCAGCGGCGTCGATGCGCGTCACCAGCGCCAGCTGGCGAAGGCGATCAAGAAGGCGCGGTATCTCGCGCTGCTGCCGTACGTGCGCACGCAGTCGGCACAGTAA
- a CDS encoding class I SAM-dependent methyltransferase encodes MYELPDYLAMVDDPRRTSAYLAALRATVRPTDLVLEIGTGFGFFAVAAARCGAEHVWAVEPNDAIDLGPRLAAHHGVADRITFLQAPLERVTLPQPATVLLEDLRGVLPLSGGRLAILRDAHTRLLAPDARCIAERDHLMVAPCAERADAIAPSPHPIDGIAVDEIRARAASATSRVRARDLRPLAPARRWTTLELARPDERAVHGAARCEVETPGTCAGLGVWFEAELAGGARFTSGPSTGTTVYDCAWFPLPRPLDVVAGDRLEIRLRAVSDGQEFVWRWEVVREPASGGPAEVVQGTDLAARMIGASRRARRAAGHVPARDAAVEELAALTSLVDGARPLAEIAEALRRHFPSRWPTEAEALAWASRELARLVEGGA; translated from the coding sequence GTGTACGAGCTCCCGGACTACCTGGCGATGGTCGACGACCCGCGCCGGACGTCCGCCTACCTCGCCGCCCTTCGCGCCACCGTCCGCCCCACTGATCTCGTCCTCGAGATCGGCACCGGGTTCGGGTTCTTCGCCGTCGCCGCCGCGCGATGCGGTGCGGAGCACGTCTGGGCCGTCGAACCCAACGACGCGATCGACCTCGGACCACGCCTCGCCGCACACCATGGCGTCGCGGACCGGATCACGTTCCTGCAGGCGCCGCTCGAGCGCGTCACGCTGCCGCAGCCCGCGACCGTCCTGCTCGAGGACCTGCGCGGCGTGCTGCCCCTGAGTGGCGGTCGCCTCGCGATCCTGCGCGATGCGCACACGCGACTCCTCGCGCCCGATGCGCGGTGCATCGCCGAGCGCGATCACCTGATGGTCGCGCCCTGCGCCGAGCGGGCCGATGCCATCGCGCCGTCGCCGCACCCGATCGACGGGATCGCGGTGGACGAGATCCGCGCGCGCGCCGCGAGCGCCACCTCCCGCGTGCGCGCGCGTGATCTGCGCCCCCTCGCGCCGGCGCGCCGATGGACGACCCTCGAGCTCGCGCGCCCCGACGAACGCGCCGTGCACGGCGCCGCGCGATGCGAGGTCGAGACGCCCGGCACCTGCGCCGGGCTCGGCGTCTGGTTCGAGGCGGAACTCGCCGGGGGCGCCCGGTTCACGAGTGGCCCGTCCACCGGCACCACGGTCTACGATTGCGCCTGGTTCCCGCTGCCGCGTCCGCTCGACGTCGTGGCCGGCGATCGGCTCGAGATCCGGCTGCGCGCCGTCTCCGACGGGCAGGAGTTCGTCTGGCGCTGGGAGGTCGTCCGTGAGCCCGCGTCCGGCGGGCCCGCCGAAGTGGTGCAGGGGACCGACCTGGCCGCGCGCATGATCGGGGCGAGTCGCCGAGCGCGTCGCGCCGCCGGCCACGTGCCGGCGCGCGATGCGGCGGTGGAGGAGCTCGCGGCCCTCACCTCGCTCGTCGACGGCGCGCGCCCGCTCGCGGAGATCGCCGAGGCGTTGCGACGGCACTTCCCCTCACGCTGGCCGACCGAGGCCGAAGCGCTCGCCTGGGCCTCGCGCGAACTCGCGCGGCTCGTCGAGGGCGGCGCGTGA